The Coregonus clupeaformis isolate EN_2021a unplaced genomic scaffold, ASM2061545v1 scaf3495, whole genome shotgun sequence genome window below encodes:
- the LOC123490068 gene encoding B9 domain-containing protein 1-like, producing the protein MAINNPSVFLLMINGQIEGANFPEYDDLYCKYCFVYGHDWAPTSGLEEGISQITSKGRDSPQRMIWNFPLEITFKSTNPLGWPQIVVSVYGPDTFGNDVVRGYGATHIPLHSWTVSISPLSISFTPGQHTRTIRLFLNPPSRLQKFTSWLLGRRPRVH; encoded by the exons ATGGCTATCAATAACCCATCTGTGTTTCTGTTGATGATAAACGGACAGATAGAGGGGGCGAAT TTTCCAGAGTATGACGACCTGTACTGTAAATACTGCTTCGTCTACGGACACGACTGGGCTCCCACCTCA GGCCTAGAGGAGGGTATATCTCAGATTACGTCTAAAGGCAGAGACTCTCCTCAAAGAATGATCTGGAACTTTCCTCTGGAGATCACGTTCAAGAGCACCAACCCCTTAGGCT ggcCTCAGATCGTGGTGAGTGTGTATGGTCCTGATACGTTTGGTAACGATGTGGTCAGAGGATACGGAGCAACACATATCCCCCTTCACTCCTGGACAgtcagtatctctcctctctccatctccttcactCCTGGACA ACACACCAGAACCATCCGTTTGTTCCTGAATCCACCATCAAGACTACAGAAATTCACAAG TTGGCTGCTGGGTCGGCGTCCAAGAGTTCACTGA